One window of Heptranchias perlo isolate sHepPer1 chromosome 15, sHepPer1.hap1, whole genome shotgun sequence genomic DNA carries:
- the vma21 gene encoding vacuolar ATPase assembly integral membrane protein vma21, with the protein MERLDKAALNAAPAADFRGNDGSLLSVLKTLLFFTFLMITLPIGLYFGTKSYVFEGTLGMSNRDSYFYAAIVAVVAVHIVLALFVYVAWNEGSRQWRDGKQD; encoded by the exons ATGGAGCGGTTGGACAAGGCGGCGCTGAACGCGGCTCCGGCCGCAGACTTTAGGGG AAATGATGGCTCATTGTTATCAGTGCTGAAGACTCTTCTGTTTTTCACATTCCTAATGATCACTTTACCAATTGGGTTGTATTTTGGGACAAAGTCTTATGTGTTTGAAG GTACACTTGGGATGTCAAACCGCGACAGCTACTTCTATGCTGCCATAGTTGCTGTGGTGGCTGTTCATATTGTGCTGGCCTTGTTTGTATATGTAGCTTGGAATGAAGGCTCAAGGCAGTGGCGTGATGGCAAGCAGGATTAA